In Salinarimonas sp., a genomic segment contains:
- the motA gene encoding flagellar motor stator protein MotA: protein MAVFIGIVITMASLLGGFAAMGGHIPVIWQPWEFVIIGGTAVGTFIIANSLKTVRDTGRASVEAMVGQVPKARDYLDLLGLLYLLMREIRAKGRNEVEPHIDDPQESEIFKRFSRVLARPELTSFVCDYVRLMIIGNARPHEIEALMDEEIQTHRREKLKPYFALMTIAEALPALGIVAAVLGVIKAMGALDQSPQLLGSLIGAALVGTFAGIFMSYALVGPLALKIKYTREHQMRLYTIAKQTLLAFMNGALPQIAVEHGRKAIAAADRPSIDEVESETISQSSRGAPANDRAALQGAA, encoded by the coding sequence TTGGCTGTCTTCATCGGCATCGTGATCACGATGGCCTCGCTGCTCGGCGGCTTCGCCGCCATGGGCGGGCACATCCCGGTCATCTGGCAGCCGTGGGAGTTCGTCATCATCGGCGGCACCGCGGTGGGCACCTTCATCATCGCCAATTCCCTCAAGACCGTGCGCGACACCGGCCGCGCCTCGGTGGAGGCGATGGTGGGCCAGGTGCCGAAGGCCCGCGACTATCTCGACCTGCTGGGCCTCCTCTACCTGCTCATGCGCGAGATCCGCGCCAAGGGCCGCAACGAGGTGGAGCCGCATATCGACGACCCGCAGGAGAGCGAGATCTTCAAGCGCTTCTCGCGCGTCCTCGCCCGGCCCGAGCTGACGAGCTTCGTGTGCGACTACGTGCGGCTGATGATCATCGGCAACGCCCGTCCGCACGAGATCGAGGCGCTGATGGACGAGGAGATCCAGACCCACCGGCGCGAGAAGCTGAAACCCTACTTCGCCCTGATGACGATCGCCGAGGCGCTGCCGGCGCTCGGCATCGTCGCCGCCGTGCTCGGCGTGATCAAGGCGATGGGCGCCCTCGACCAGTCGCCGCAGCTGCTCGGCTCGCTGATCGGCGCGGCCCTGGTGGGCACCTTCGCCGGCATCTTCATGAGCTACGCCCTCGTCGGCCCGCTCGCCCTCAAGATCAAGTACACCCGCGAGCATCAGATGCGCCTCTACACCATCGCCAAGCAGACGCTGCTCGCCTTCATGAACGGCGCGCTGCCGCAGATCGCCGTGGAGCACGGCCGCAAGGCCATCGCCGCCGCCGACCGGCCCTCCATCGACGAGGTCGAGAGCGAGACGATCTCGCAGTCGAGCCGCGGCGCGCCCGCCAACGATCGCGCGGCCCTGCAGGGAGCGGCCTGA
- the leuD gene encoding 3-isopropylmalate dehydratase small subunit produces the protein MQPFTVLTGVAAPLRIINVDTDMIIPKNYLKTIKRTGLGTGLFAEMRFNPDGSEISEFVLNQPAYRKAQILVAGDNFGCGSSREHAPWALLDYGIRCVISTSFADIFYNNCFKNGILPIVVTPEELEALFEDAERGANATLTVDLEAQEIRGPDGGVIRFDIDPFRKRCLLEGLDDIGLTLEKAPAIETFEAKLAERPWL, from the coding sequence ATGCAGCCCTTCACGGTTCTCACCGGCGTCGCCGCGCCGCTTCGGATCATCAACGTCGACACCGACATGATCATCCCGAAGAACTACCTCAAGACCATCAAGCGCACGGGGCTCGGCACGGGGCTGTTCGCGGAGATGCGCTTCAACCCGGACGGCTCGGAGATTTCGGAGTTCGTGCTCAACCAGCCGGCCTATCGCAAGGCGCAGATCCTGGTGGCGGGCGACAATTTCGGCTGCGGCTCCTCGCGCGAGCACGCGCCGTGGGCGCTGCTCGACTACGGCATCCGCTGCGTGATCTCGACGTCCTTCGCGGACATCTTCTACAACAACTGCTTCAAGAACGGCATCCTGCCCATCGTGGTCACGCCCGAGGAGCTGGAGGCCCTGTTCGAGGACGCCGAGCGCGGCGCCAACGCGACGCTGACCGTCGACCTCGAGGCGCAGGAGATCCGCGGGCCCGACGGCGGCGTGATCCGCTTCGACATCGACCCGTTCCGCAAGCGTTGCCTGCTGGAGGGTCTCGACGACATCGGCCTGACGCTGGAGAAGGCCCCGGCCATCGAGACGTTCGAGGCCAAGCTCGCCGAGCGTCCCTGGCTCTGA
- a CDS encoding GatB/YqeY domain-containing protein, with product MTLRERFTQELKDAMKAGDKRKLGTVRMIQAAVKDKDIESRGAGREQASDEEILALLQKMIKQRQESAQVYAENGREELAQQEREEAEIVQSFLPKQLDEAETRAAIQAAIAETGAASMKDMGKVIGKLRADHAGRMDFAKASALVKEMLPKG from the coding sequence ATGACGCTGCGCGAGCGCTTCACCCAGGAGCTGAAGGACGCGATGAAGGCCGGCGACAAGCGCAAGCTCGGCACGGTGCGCATGATCCAGGCCGCGGTGAAGGACAAGGACATCGAGTCCCGCGGCGCGGGCCGCGAGCAGGCCTCCGACGAGGAGATCCTCGCGCTGCTCCAGAAGATGATCAAGCAGCGCCAGGAATCGGCGCAGGTCTATGCCGAGAACGGGCGCGAGGAGCTCGCCCAGCAGGAGCGGGAGGAGGCGGAGATCGTCCAGTCCTTCCTGCCCAAGCAGCTCGACGAGGCCGAGACCCGCGCCGCCATCCAGGCGGCCATCGCCGAGACGGGCGCCGCCTCGATGAAGGACATGGGCAAGGTCATCGGCAAGCTGCGCGCCGACCATGCCGGCCGCATGGACTTCGCCAAGGCGAGCGCGCTCGTGAAGGAGATGCTGCCCAAGGGGTGA